A region of Buchnera aphidicola (Nurudea yanoniella) DNA encodes the following proteins:
- the hisIE gene encoding bifunctional phosphoribosyl-AMP cyclohydrolase/phosphoribosyl-ATP diphosphatase HisIE codes for MLKNIDLYDINWKKVHGMVPVIVQHNISGEVLMHGIMNQEAFLTTKKNFYVTFYSRTKQRLWTKGEKSGNYLQVKHIILDCDQDALLILAYPKGNTCHLNNTSCFKSPIPDLTFFYTLENVLKNKRLNFSNDSYTSRLHNMGINRISQKVAEEAAETVIAAITKNKIDLVNEATDLIYHLLVLLHHCNLDFRSIIINLKKRRNYRCDVKENI; via the coding sequence ATGTTAAAAAATATAGATCTTTATGATATTAATTGGAAAAAAGTTCATGGGATGGTTCCTGTTATAGTACAACATAATATTTCTGGTGAAGTATTAATGCATGGAATTATGAATCAAGAGGCTTTTTTGACAACAAAAAAAAATTTTTATGTTACTTTTTATTCGCGTACAAAACAGAGACTTTGGACAAAAGGAGAAAAGTCTGGAAATTATTTGCAAGTAAAACATATAATTCTTGATTGTGATCAAGACGCGTTGTTAATTTTAGCATATCCTAAAGGAAATACATGTCATTTAAATAATACGAGTTGTTTTAAGTCTCCGATTCCAGATTTAACTTTTTTTTATACTTTAGAAAACGTATTAAAAAATAAACGATTAAATTTTTCGAATGATTCTTATACTTCTCGTTTACACAATATGGGGATTAATAGAATATCTCAAAAAGTAGCTGAGGAAGCAGCAGAAACAGTAATTGCAGCTATTACAAAAAATAAGATAGATTTAGTTAATGAAGCCACTGATTTAATTTATCATTTATTAGTATTGTTACATCATTGTAATTTAGATTTTCGTTCAATTATTATTAATTTAAAAAAAAGAAGAAATTATCGATGTGACGTAAAGGAAAATATATAA
- the hisF gene encoding imidazole glycerol phosphate synthase subunit HisF, whose translation MLAKRIIPCLDVMSGFVVKGVRFKSHRIVGDIIKLAKHYTEQGADELVFYDIEASPKNKTVDKKWIMKIAEIIDIPFCVAGGIKNIYDVENILSYGADKISINSPALSDPNLIYQISKNFGKQCVVVGVDSLFNERNNCYRVCQYTGDQEKTVQTKWSTYDWIQEVQELGAGEIVLNVMNEDGMCNGYDLQQLKIIRNICSVPLIASGGAGKLEHFYDVFSKSKVDGALAASVFHENKINIRVLKDYLIRKGIEIRLC comes from the coding sequence ATGTTGGCAAAACGGATAATTCCATGTTTGGATGTTATGTCGGGATTCGTAGTAAAAGGTGTACGATTTAAAAGTCATAGAATTGTAGGAGATATAATTAAATTAGCAAAACATTATACCGAGCAAGGAGCTGATGAATTAGTATTTTATGATATCGAAGCTTCTCCAAAAAATAAGACAGTAGATAAAAAGTGGATCATGAAAATAGCAGAAATTATAGATATCCCCTTTTGTGTAGCAGGAGGAATTAAAAACATTTATGATGTTGAAAATATTTTATCTTATGGTGCAGATAAAATTTCTATTAATTCTCCAGCATTATCTGATCCTAACTTAATATATCAGATTTCAAAAAATTTTGGGAAGCAGTGCGTAGTTGTTGGAGTAGATTCTTTATTCAATGAAAGAAATAATTGTTATAGAGTGTGTCAATATACTGGCGATCAAGAAAAAACGGTCCAAACGAAATGGAGTACTTATGATTGGATTCAAGAAGTTCAAGAATTAGGAGCAGGAGAAATTGTTTTAAACGTTATGAATGAAGATGGAATGTGTAACGGATATGATTTACAACAACTTAAAATAATAAGAAATATATGTTCTGTTCCATTAATTGCTTCTGGTGGTGCAGGAAAATTAGAACATTTTTATGATGTATTTTCTAAATCTAAAGTTGATGGTGCATTAGCTGCTTCTGTATTTCATGAAAATAAAATTAATATAAGAGTATTGAAAGATTATTTAATTCGCAAAGGTATAGAAATTAGATTATGTTAA
- a CDS encoding riboflavin synthase subunit alpha translates to MFTGIIQDTATIILIKRYKNFLHWIIKLHSIDVQTLTLGSSLACNGCCLTIKTIQNSEISLDIVQETLRITNLGCLNEGQRINVERSVRLGEEIGGHLVSGHILTIAKIFQIVVSDYNRELWIQFYDYNFMKYIFYKGFICIDGISLTIGNIKKNMFCVFLIPETISNTTIGTKKVGDTVNLEIDYFTKLIVDSIEKIMLKDL, encoded by the coding sequence ATGTTTACTGGAATTATTCAAGATACTGCAACGATAATTTTAATAAAAAGATATAAAAATTTTCTTCATTGGATTATAAAACTACATAGTATTGATGTACAAACATTGACTTTGGGTTCTTCTTTAGCGTGCAATGGTTGTTGTTTAACTATCAAAACTATACAAAATAGCGAAATTAGTTTAGACATTGTACAAGAAACTTTAAGAATTACAAATTTAGGATGTTTAAATGAAGGACAACGTATAAATGTTGAAAGATCTGTCAGATTAGGTGAAGAAATTGGAGGACATTTAGTTTCTGGACATATATTAACCATTGCTAAAATATTTCAAATTGTAGTTTCTGACTATAATAGAGAACTATGGATTCAGTTTTATGATTATAATTTTATGAAATATATTTTTTATAAAGGATTTATATGCATTGATGGTATTAGTTTGACAATTGGAAATATTAAAAAAAACATGTTTTGTGTTTTTTTAATACCAGAAACAATATCTAATACTACTATTGGAACTAAAAAAGTTGGTGATACAGTTAATCTAGAAATAGATTATTTTACTAAACTTATTGTGGACAGTATAGAAAAGATAATGTTGAAAGATTTATAA
- a CDS encoding RnfABCDGE type electron transport complex subunit B: MSYVLKKYKSNSDSIVEKIDELLPQTQCAQCEYPGCYAYASAIENDNENIDKCIPGGSEVVLNIANLLNYDDSEYKKLNFFENKLPHIVVIDEDNCVGCSKCRLVCPVDAVVGSYNFMHTVLPMMCTGCDLCISLCPTNCIKEKKISYDNYF, translated from the coding sequence ATGAGTTATGTACTAAAGAAATATAAATCAAATTCTGATTCTATTGTAGAAAAAATTGATGAATTGTTACCTCAAACACAATGTGCGCAATGTGAATATCCTGGATGTTATGCCTATGCTAGTGCAATTGAAAATGATAATGAAAATATAGATAAATGTATTCCTGGTGGGAGTGAAGTGGTATTAAATATAGCGAACTTATTGAATTATGATGACTCAGAATATAAAAAATTAAATTTTTTTGAAAATAAATTACCTCATATCGTAGTAATTGATGAAGATAATTGTGTGGGTTGTTCTAAATGCAGGTTAGTGTGTCCTGTAGATGCCGTGGTTGGATCATATAATTTTATGCACACGGTTTTACCTATGATGTGTACTGGATGTGATTTATGTATATCTTTATGTCCCACTAACTGTATTAAAGAAAAGAAGATATCATATGATAATTATTTTTAA
- the gndA gene encoding NADP-dependent phosphogluconate dehydrogenase, producing MKKKQVGVFGMAIMGRNLALNIARNGYTVSVFNRSSEVTKDFVLNNFEKNIFPCFSIKELVLSLEKPRCIFLMIKSGIATDSIIAALKKYLSKGDIIFDGGNTFYKDTIRRNYELLQYGFHLIGAGISGGEYGALHGPAIMPGGNKQVYNYISPLLEKISAKFEGKPCVSYIGLDGSGHYVKMVHNGIEYGDMQLIAESYFLIKNLLNISNEELSNIFSKWNQGELNSYLISITKDILIKKDSNNNYILDYILDEACNKGTGMWSIQSALTLNEPLTLITESVFFRYLSSLKSQRLLASKVLLGPKICNFKKYNKSDLIEHIRRALYLGKIISYSQGFSQLNSASKRYNWNLECSEIARIFQSGCIIRAKFLKYINRAYLEDKFIVNLLLNSYFKNIANDYQNSLRYIVSIAIKCGIPIPALSSAVTYFDCYRSSILPANLIQAQRDYFGAHTYKRIDSSEFFHTNWIKDDSEL from the coding sequence GTGAAAAAAAAACAGGTAGGTGTTTTTGGAATGGCAATTATGGGTCGTAATTTAGCTTTGAATATTGCAAGAAATGGATATACTGTTTCGGTATTTAATAGATCTTCTGAAGTTACTAAAGATTTTGTTTTAAATAATTTCGAAAAAAATATATTTCCTTGTTTTTCGATTAAGGAATTAGTTCTTTCTCTTGAGAAGCCTCGATGCATTTTTTTAATGATTAAATCAGGCATTGCAACTGATTCGATAATTGCTGCATTAAAAAAATATTTAAGTAAAGGCGATATTATTTTTGATGGAGGAAATACTTTTTATAAGGATACTATTCGTAGAAATTATGAATTATTACAATATGGATTTCATTTAATAGGAGCAGGTATTTCAGGTGGCGAATATGGTGCATTGCATGGTCCAGCAATTATGCCAGGAGGAAATAAACAAGTTTATAACTATATTTCTCCTTTATTAGAAAAAATTTCAGCTAAGTTTGAAGGAAAACCATGCGTTAGTTACATTGGTTTGGACGGATCGGGTCATTACGTTAAAATGGTTCACAATGGAATTGAATATGGCGATATGCAATTAATAGCAGAATCTTATTTTTTAATTAAAAATTTATTGAATATAAGTAATGAAGAATTATCAAATATATTTTCAAAGTGGAATCAAGGTGAATTAAATAGTTATTTGATATCAATTACAAAAGATATTTTAATTAAAAAAGATAGTAATAATAATTATATATTAGATTATATATTAGATGAGGCCTGCAATAAAGGGACAGGAATGTGGTCGATTCAAAGTGCATTAACTTTGAATGAACCTTTAACTTTAATTACTGAATCAGTGTTTTTCCGTTATCTTTCATCGTTAAAATCTCAACGTTTGTTAGCTTCTAAAGTTTTATTAGGACCTAAGATTTGTAATTTTAAAAAATATAACAAATCTGATTTGATTGAACATATTAGAAGAGCTCTCTATTTAGGAAAGATTATATCTTATTCTCAGGGATTTTCGCAATTAAATAGCGCTTCCAAGAGATATAATTGGAATTTAGAATGTTCAGAAATAGCTAGAATATTTCAGTCCGGATGTATTATTCGTGCAAAATTTTTAAAATATATTAATCGAGCATATTTAGAAGACAAATTTATTGTTAATTTACTATTAAATTCTTATTTTAAAAATATTGCTAATGATTATCAAAATTCGCTTAGATATATTGTTTCTATTGCAATTAAATGTGGAATTCCAATACCTGCATTATCTTCTGCAGTTACATATTTTGATTGTTATAGATCATCTATTTTACCTGCAAATTTAATTCAAGCTCAACGAGATTATTTTGGAGCACATACTTATAAGCGTATTGATAGTTCTGAATTTTTTCATACTAATTGGATAAAAGATGATAGTGAGTTGTAG
- a CDS encoding MATE family efflux transporter, translating into MKKYLKEIKILLKVTIPIMLAQMSQMSMGFINSIMIKSLNHSDIAAISIGTSIWYPIILFGHGLLLSIIPIISYMNGSGKIKEISEQIKNAYWLATFISIIIMTILWNVHYIINLISNINPIIEKKITNYIKVLLWSTPGYLYFQVIQNKFEGFIKPKPAMIVGILGLLLNIIISYLLIYKKLSLFKSHNIGCALSIIIVYWFMFIMMKIITKNNILKQKNFAFKNTQYLPNIEIIKNLFKIGYPIALSLFFEVALFTLITLLIASLDITQIIAHQIVLNISSFIFIIPLSIGTATSIRIGFYLGRKNFKKISTIIISAQILGFVLSTIISISIIFFCKNIINLYTIENNIINYTKEIILISAAYQIFDFFQIIGNGILRSYKDTRMIFIITFISYWILGFPIGYILALTNIITPKMGAIGFWIGIFFALISSSLMTLFRIISLHKNLKKI; encoded by the coding sequence ATGAAAAAATATTTAAAAGAAATAAAAATATTATTAAAAGTTACTATTCCAATTATGTTAGCTCAAATGTCACAAATGAGTATGGGATTCATAAATAGTATTATGATAAAATCTCTAAACCACTCTGATATAGCTGCTATATCTATTGGAACATCAATTTGGTATCCAATAATTTTATTTGGACACGGACTATTACTATCGATTATTCCAATTATTTCATATATGAATGGATCAGGAAAAATAAAAGAAATTTCAGAGCAAATTAAAAATGCATATTGGTTAGCTACGTTTATTTCTATAATAATTATGACTATTTTGTGGAATGTTCATTACATCATAAACTTAATAAGTAATATTAACCCCATCATAGAAAAAAAAATCACTAATTACATTAAAGTGTTACTATGGAGTACTCCAGGATATTTATATTTCCAAGTAATACAAAATAAATTTGAAGGATTTATAAAACCTAAACCTGCCATGATTGTAGGAATACTAGGCCTGTTACTAAATATAATAATTAGTTATTTATTAATTTATAAGAAACTTTCTTTATTCAAATCCCATAATATCGGATGTGCTTTATCAATAATTATTGTATATTGGTTTATGTTTATCATGATGAAAATAATTACTAAAAATAATATATTAAAACAAAAAAATTTTGCTTTTAAAAATACACAATATCTTCCAAATATAGAAATTATAAAAAATCTGTTTAAAATAGGATATCCTATTGCTTTATCATTATTTTTTGAAGTTGCACTATTCACATTAATAACGTTACTGATTGCATCTTTAGATATTACACAAATCATTGCGCACCAAATTGTTTTGAATATTAGTTCATTTATTTTTATTATTCCTCTTTCAATAGGAACTGCAACTAGTATTCGGATAGGATTTTATTTAGGACGAAAAAATTTTAAAAAAATTTCTACTATTATAATATCAGCACAAATTTTAGGGTTTGTCCTATCTACAATAATATCAATTTCCATTATATTTTTTTGCAAAAATATAATAAATTTATACACTATAGAAAATAATATTATTAACTATACAAAAGAAATAATATTAATTTCTGCAGCATATCAAATCTTTGATTTCTTCCAAATAATAGGCAATGGTATTTTAAGGAGTTATAAAGATACACGTATGATTTTTATCATCACTTTCATATCCTATTGGATATTGGGTTTTCCTATAGGCTATATTTTAGCATTAACCAATATTATCACTCCAAAAATGGGAGCAATTGGATTTTGGATAGGTATATTTTTTGCATTAATATCATCATCTTTAATGACTTTATTTAGAATAATATCATTACATAAAAATCTAAAAAAGATATAA
- the tilS gene encoding tRNA lysidine(34) synthetase TilS → MITKNIKRMKNFNFLLAYSGGIDSTFLFHKLLKIKKNKPTFNFRAIHINHQLNENSNIWSKHCKQTCKTYNIPIIIKKITLNTKKTGLEEAARIQRYKAIYDEVLPEEIILTAHNLNDQCETFFLSLKRGSGISGLSGISYKSKLFNKNTIMRPLLNTTRFDIEYWMIKNNIPWIEDTSNYDTSYDRNFLRHTILPLLTKRWTNFTKKCAKSILILKKEKKFLDTTINKILKQNLISNSILNIKIFKIIPSELRHILLRTWIKNNNFVIPSHKAITNIYYEIILSKKDSKAKIKIKNYEIKRYKHNLYISNSIPCIKQLILMWYYPFENLKLPNNLGYIIQNQYGTMLPYPKKSELVNIRFQISGKFVTKKNKKRTSIKKIWKENNIAPWHRNNIPLLFYNNTFISALGIFTIHDKNYIPSNNIWYLSWTSKIRKN, encoded by the coding sequence ATGATTACAAAAAATATAAAAAGAATGAAAAATTTTAATTTTTTATTGGCGTATAGTGGCGGAATAGATTCTACTTTTCTCTTTCATAAACTTTTAAAAATAAAAAAAAATAAACCTACATTTAATTTTCGTGCAATTCATATCAATCACCAACTTAATGAAAATTCAAATATATGGAGTAAACATTGTAAACAAACATGTAAAACATATAATATTCCTATAATAATTAAAAAAATTACGCTAAATACAAAAAAAACAGGACTAGAAGAAGCTGCTAGAATACAACGTTATAAAGCAATATACGATGAAGTATTACCTGAAGAAATTATTTTAACAGCACATAATCTCAATGATCAATGCGAAACATTTTTCTTATCTTTAAAACGAGGTAGCGGAATTTCTGGGTTAAGTGGAATATCCTATAAAAGTAAATTATTTAATAAAAATACTATTATGAGACCACTTTTAAATACTACTCGATTTGATATAGAATATTGGATGATAAAAAATAATATACCTTGGATAGAAGACACAAGCAATTATGATACATCTTATGATAGAAATTTCTTACGTCACACCATACTACCATTACTAACTAAAAGGTGGACAAACTTCACAAAAAAATGTGCAAAAAGTATACTCATACTAAAAAAAGAAAAAAAATTTTTAGATACAACTATAAATAAAATACTTAAACAAAACCTGATATCTAATTCTATTTTAAACATTAAAATATTTAAAATTATTCCATCAGAATTAAGACACATCTTGCTAAGAACATGGATTAAAAATAATAATTTTGTTATTCCTTCACATAAAGCTATAACAAATATCTATTATGAAATAATTTTATCAAAAAAAGATTCTAAAGCAAAAATAAAAATAAAAAATTATGAAATAAAAAGATATAAACACAATTTATATATATCAAATTCTATTCCTTGTATAAAACAACTAATTTTAATGTGGTACTATCCTTTTGAAAATTTAAAATTACCTAATAATTTAGGGTATATCATTCAAAATCAATATGGAACAATGCTTCCTTATCCAAAAAAAAGTGAATTAGTAAATATACGTTTTCAAATCTCAGGAAAATTCGTTACTAAAAAAAATAAAAAAAGAACATCAATTAAAAAAATATGGAAAGAAAATAATATTGCTCCATGGCATAGAAATAATATTCCTTTATTATTTTATAATAATACATTTATTAGTGCATTAGGAATATTCACTATTCATGATAAAAATTATATTCCTTCTAATAATATATGGTATCTGTCGTGGACTAGTAAAATAAGAAAAAATTAA
- the metG gene encoding methionine--tRNA ligase has translation MLVTCAFPYANGPIHIGHMLEHIQADIWVRFKRMKGNEVWFICADDAHGTPIMLKSNQLGITPEHLISSVKTEHIKDFSKFNIKYDNYYSTHSQENLFFLKKIYYRLRNKGLIKKRVISQLFDFSKNIFLPDRFVKGSCPFCLAIEQYGDHCEKCGSTYSSLDLINPISVLSGTKPILKDSLHFFFDLPYFSSFLKSWIHSGILEKSVVNKIMEWFNTGLKEWDISRDGPYFGFNIPGFLNKYFYVWLDASIGYISTFKNLCKKNIDLVFNEFWKENSDTELYHFIGKDIIYFHSLFWPAILEGSNFRKPTKIFVHGHVTINGLKISKSKGLVITANRWLKNLDSDSLRYYYATKISKTIKDIEINSDSFLNKFNSDIVNNIVNLASRIASFLSNHFNCYLSNDIDNIILYNTFVSGTERIEYFLERNDFSLAISLIMQFSDMANSYIDKKKPWVMIKDIKKFKDLHNVCTTGINLFKIIMTWLKPIIPNLAKKAESFLKIELIWNDICNPLLNRKISVFSTFCTRIKKVQTKFLSKKMENS, from the coding sequence ATTTTAGTAACTTGTGCATTTCCGTATGCTAATGGTCCAATTCATATTGGACATATGTTAGAACATATTCAAGCGGATATTTGGGTTCGTTTTAAACGAATGAAAGGCAATGAAGTATGGTTTATTTGTGCAGATGATGCACATGGCACTCCAATTATGTTAAAATCAAATCAACTTGGTATCACACCTGAACATTTAATATCATCTGTTAAAACTGAACATATTAAAGATTTTTCAAAATTTAATATAAAATATGATAATTACTACTCCACACATAGTCAAGAAAATTTGTTTTTTTTAAAAAAAATATATTATCGCTTAAGAAATAAAGGATTAATAAAAAAAAGGGTTATATCCCAGCTTTTTGATTTTTCAAAAAATATATTTTTACCAGATCGTTTCGTAAAAGGTTCTTGTCCTTTTTGTTTAGCTATAGAACAATATGGTGATCATTGTGAAAAATGTGGAAGTACATATTCTTCTTTGGATTTAATTAATCCTATATCTGTTTTATCTGGAACGAAACCTATATTAAAAGATTCATTGCACTTTTTTTTTGATTTACCTTATTTTAGTTCTTTTTTAAAATCGTGGATTCATTCTGGAATTTTGGAAAAATCTGTAGTTAACAAAATAATGGAATGGTTTAATACTGGGTTAAAAGAATGGGATATTTCAAGAGATGGTCCTTATTTTGGATTCAATATTCCTGGATTTCTGAATAAATATTTTTATGTTTGGTTAGATGCTTCTATTGGATATATTAGTACGTTTAAAAATTTGTGTAAAAAAAATATTGATTTAGTTTTTAATGAATTTTGGAAAGAAAATTCAGATACTGAGTTATATCATTTTATAGGTAAAGATATTATATATTTTCATAGTTTGTTTTGGCCAGCAATATTAGAAGGCAGTAATTTTCGTAAACCTACTAAGATTTTTGTTCATGGGCATGTAACTATAAATGGATTGAAAATTTCTAAGTCTAAAGGATTAGTAATTACTGCAAATCGTTGGTTAAAAAATTTAGATTCAGATAGTTTAAGATATTATTATGCTACTAAAATTTCAAAAACAATCAAAGATATTGAAATAAATAGCGATAGTTTTTTAAATAAGTTTAATTCTGATATTGTTAATAACATAGTTAATTTAGCATCAAGAATTGCAAGTTTTTTATCTAATCATTTTAATTGTTACTTATCGAATGATATTGATAATATAATTTTATATAATACATTTGTAAGCGGAACAGAACGAATAGAATATTTTTTAGAAAGAAATGATTTTAGTTTAGCTATTTCTTTAATTATGCAATTTTCAGATATGGCTAATAGTTATATAGATAAAAAAAAACCATGGGTAATGATTAAAGACATTAAAAAATTTAAAGATCTGCACAATGTATGTACTACGGGAATAAATTTATTTAAAATAATAATGACATGGCTTAAACCAATAATTCCTAATTTAGCAAAAAAAGCTGAATCTTTTTTAAAAATTGAGTTAATTTGGAATGATATTTGTAATCCTCTTTTAAATCGTAAAATTTCTGTATTTAGTACTTTTTGTACAAGAATAAAAAAAGTTCAAACAAAATTTTTGTCAAAAAAAATGGAAAATTCTTAA
- the rsxA gene encoding electron transport complex subunit RsxA, which produces MVNYFLFFLSNLLVNNLVLIQFLGLCPFIGTSKKCNSAYGLGYATIFVITFSSVLSWIINFYILIPLDLTCLRIMTYMFIISFSVQISEIVIKKSSPILYKLLGIYLPLITSNCSVLAVPLLSIKMNFNFLESFLYGLSSSIGFFLVLTIFSNIRERLSSADVPLPFQGNPIALITASLLSISFMGFSGFVKI; this is translated from the coding sequence ATTGTGAATTATTTTTTATTTTTTTTAAGTAATTTGTTAGTTAATAATTTGGTTTTAATTCAATTTTTAGGATTATGCCCTTTTATTGGAACTTCTAAAAAATGTAATTCTGCATATGGTTTAGGATATGCAACTATTTTCGTCATAACTTTTTCTTCCGTGTTATCATGGATAATAAACTTTTATATTTTGATTCCATTAGATTTAACGTGTTTAAGAATCATGACTTATATGTTTATTATTTCTTTTAGTGTACAAATTTCTGAAATAGTAATTAAAAAAAGTAGTCCTATTTTATATAAGTTATTAGGAATATATTTGCCTCTTATTACTAGTAATTGTTCAGTCTTAGCAGTTCCTTTGTTAAGTATAAAAATGAATTTTAATTTTTTAGAATCTTTTTTATATGGACTTAGTTCTTCTATAGGATTTTTTTTAGTTTTAACAATATTTTCTAATATAAGAGAACGTTTGTCTTCAGCAGATGTTCCTCTTCCTTTTCAAGGTAATCCGATTGCATTAATTACTGCTAGTTTATTATCTATCTCTTTTATGGGTTTTAGTGGATTTGTAAAAATATGA
- the hisA gene encoding 1-(5-phosphoribosyl)-5-[(5-phosphoribosylamino)methylideneamino]imidazole-4-carboxamide isomerase: MIIPSIDIINGTIVRLYQGKYHRKTTYKDKIYDIFSNHHLKGANFIHLVDLDGASDPKKKQINVIKDILSYSKVNLQVGGGIRNSEDLKILFSLGVKRVVIGSSAVYAPEKVRFWLKKYGGERIVLALDVRIIDNTREIIINAWKKTSGISIEELIDKFFCSGLKHVLCTDTSRDGTLLGPNIDLYADLSKSFKDIYFQASGGIGSLNDIILLRKSGVKSVIIGRALLEKKIDLAEAIKCWQNG; this comes from the coding sequence TTGATTATACCATCTATAGATATAATTAATGGAACTATTGTGAGATTGTATCAAGGAAAATACCATCGTAAAACTACTTATAAAGATAAAATATATGATATTTTTTCAAATCATCATTTGAAAGGAGCGAATTTTATACATCTAGTAGATCTTGATGGCGCTTCAGATCCTAAAAAAAAACAAATTAATGTTATTAAAGATATTTTATCTTATTCTAAGGTTAATTTACAAGTAGGAGGAGGAATCAGAAATAGCGAGGATTTAAAAATTTTATTTTCTTTAGGTGTAAAGAGAGTAGTAATTGGATCTTCAGCAGTATACGCTCCTGAGAAAGTGCGCTTTTGGCTGAAAAAATATGGTGGAGAGCGTATTGTATTAGCTTTAGATGTAAGAATTATCGATAATACTAGAGAAATAATAATTAATGCATGGAAAAAAACTTCAGGGATAAGTATAGAAGAATTGATAGATAAGTTTTTTTGTTCAGGTTTAAAACATGTGTTATGTACAGATACATCGCGTGATGGAACACTTTTAGGTCCTAATATTGATTTATATGCAGATCTTTCGAAATCTTTTAAAGATATTTATTTTCAAGCTTCTGGTGGAATTGGGTCTTTAAATGATATTATATTACTTAGAAAATCTGGAGTAAAAAGCGTCATTATAGGTCGTGCTTTGTTAGAAAAAAAAATTGATTTAGCAGAGGCAATTAAATGTTGGCAAAACGGATAA